In Leisingera sp. NJS204, the DNA window TTCTTGCGATGCCCCCGTTTCCTGCATCTGCCCTGTTTAAACTGCAGATGCGGTTCTCTTCCAAAAATTACCGAAAGAACAATCTTGATAGAAATCTCTTGGGGTTCTCCCATGACCATTTTCCTGCCCTCGGAAGGCCGGACACAAAAAATCTCGACGATTGAACAAGCCCACTTCTGGCTGCAGAAAGCCTGGCCGGTTTCCGATCGCAACAGAAACATTGCGCTTGAGAAAATTGATGCCGTCATGGACTGTCTCGCCCCCGTCGGCGCCGCACGCGCAGCTTTCCTCTCTGCTGTTGACACTGCTGGGTTTCAAACGGACTCCCGCACCGCCGCTTAGACCGCCGCGCCTTACTCATCCGGTCCCTGCCGCACTTGAGAGACAAAATATACTGAACGTTCGTCCGCTAAAATAAATCCTGCCCCGGAATCAATCCAGTTAGAGTGACCAGATGACCAAGCTAAACATCGAAGAATTGGGCCTGGCCGGTCTGTCCCGCAAGGAAACAGCGATCGAAAAGACCTCACGTGCAGCGCGTGAAATCCTCGACGACGAAAACGAGCTTCGGCGCAGAAAAATTGAGCGTCTTAAACGGACCCGGCTTCAATATGAGCACGGTAGTCAGCAGCCCGAAGACACTCAGCAATAATAACACCGGCCAAGAAGTATCGTGCCTGCTGAACACCGGGCATAGCCTGCCCGCAGGCCGGCCAGGCGGCAATCGCAGCGAATGGCTTGTGCAGTTTCTGTGTGCAACGTGTGCCTGCGCATCAAGGAAACCTGCCCCGCTTGGCGTTCCGGCCTCTTGCCCTAATAGTTACCTGCTGCCAGCGGGACACCTCCCGGTCTTTCAGCCGCCCCTACCCCTGTGCGCCGCTCAGGACCACCAGCCGGTGCGGGTCGGTGACAACAATATGCTTGCGGGTGGAGTGAACGATGCCGTCCTTTTCCCAGGCCGACAGCAGGCGGCTGACGGTGTGCAGCGTGGTGCCGGTCATCTCCGAGATATTGCGGCGGGTCACTGGAAAAGCGATCTCGATCCCTTCCTCCACCTTGCGGCCCGACTGGGTCACCATCCGCAAAAGCGCTGCCGCCACCCGTTGCTCCACTGCTTGCGTCGCCAGTTCGGTGATCCTTGTCTGCATCTCCCCCAGGCGCTGGCCCAGGGTGCTGTAGCTTTCGGTGGCAAAGCCCTGGTACTTGGCGGTGAACTCAGCCCACAGCCGCACCGGCCAGGACAGCGCCAGCGATTCCGAAGCCGCCACAGCCGTCGCCGGATAGGTGTCGCGGTTCAGCGCGGGCGCTATGCCGAACAACTGGCCCGGCGAGATATGCAGCGCGATGATCTGCTCGCCGCCTTCGGTGGTTTTCACAACACGGATGTAGCCGTCCAGCAGCAGGTGGAAGCGGTCGGCGTCATGGCCTTCGTGAAAAACCTCATTGCCCTCGTCATAGCGCCTGGGCAGGGCTTGATCGAGGATCTCGCGGATCTGGCCGCGCTCCAGGAGGTTGAAGGGCGGCAGCCCGGTCAGGAGGCTTTCGTCGAGCTTGGACAAGAATGCACCGCAAGTTTGCTGAAGGACAAAGAGATGACCCCGCCGTTATCGCATAGTGACGCCAGAGGAAACAACCGTGCGGGAAAAACGGGAACCCGGATCCGGGGGAGCCTCCCTCCCCCCTGCCTGCCGGTGCTGATCCACGGGGTTCGGCGAAAGATTGCGTCCCTTGCGCCGAACCGGCGGGCGGCACCTGACCAGTGCCGCCCGTCTTTCTTTGATTGGACACTTGGAGGCCGAAATGGCTGCGCGAACCGACTATTCTGGACCCGTCCTTTTTTCCTTTGGCTTCAGGCCGTTCTTTCTTGGGGCCTGCCTGTTTGCCCTGCTGGCGATCCCCGCCTGGCTGCTGATCTGGCAGGGCACGCTGGAGTACAGCGGGCCGTTTCTGCCAACCGACTGGCACATTCATGAGATGATCTTTGGCTACGGCGCGGCGGTCGTGGCGGGTTTCCTGTTCACCGCAGTGCCCAACTGGACCGGGCGGATGCCTGCGCGCGGCTGGCCGCTGGCGCTGCTTTCAGGCCTTTGGCTGCTGGGCCGGATCGCCGCTGCCGGCTGGCTGGGGCTGTCGGCGCTTGGGGTGATGGTTGCGGACTGCGCCTTTCTGGCCGCTGTGGTTGTGATGATCGCGCGCGAAATCATCGCGGGTGAAAACTGGCGCAACCTCAAGGTTCTGGTGCCGATCACCCTGCTGGGCCTGGCCAATGCCTGCTTCCATATTGAGGCGATGACCGAGGGGGCGGCTGATATCTCGCGCCGTTTGGGAATTGCCGTGCTGATCTTTCTGATCATGCTGATCGGCGGGCGGATCATCCCCAGTTTCACCCGCAATTGGCTGGCCAAGAACGGCGCAGAGAAGATGCCGGTGCCATTCGGCAAATTCGATGCCGTGACCCTCGCGTCGGGTGCTGCCGCTTTGCTCGCCTGGACCGCAGCGCCCTGGGCTGCCGTCAGCGGTGTGCTGCTATTGGCAGCCGGGCTGCTGCACGTCCTGCGATTGGCACGCTGGTGCGGGCTGGCCAGCCTGGGTGAGCCGCTGCTGTTCATGCTGCATGCGGCCTATGCGCTGGTGCCTGCAGGGCTGATCGCCGCCGCGGCAGTGCCATTTGGCTTGCTCGAACCCGCCGCAGCCGCGCATATTCTGGGTATCGGTGCTGTTGGCGGCATGACATTGGCCGTCATGATGCGCGCCACCATGGGTCACAGCGGCCGGCCGCTGGTTGCAGGCCCGGCTTTGACCGCTGCCTTTGCGCTGGTCATTGCGTCTGCCTCCTTGCGGGTTGCAGGCAGCACTGAACTGGCCGCGGGCTGGACCGGCATCACCGTTTCCGGAGGTTTATGGACCGCAGGGTTTGCGTTGATGGTGCTGAAAACCGGGCCTTGGCTGGCAACCCGGAGTGCGGGATCCAAGAAAGTGTCAGGACCGCAGGCCCACAACCGGACCTAGAGCACATGTAAGGCCTTAAAGACGGCAAAGCTTACGCAAATTTAACAGCCTTCTCAGAGAGTGTTATTCCGGGTAACTAGGCTTTGGATAGTGTGGGGAGGTCCTAAATGCAGTGGAAAGCTGCTGCCGCTGCTGTAGTGCCGCTGCTGCTATGGGCCGTCCAAAGCCTGGCGCAACCCGCCGGGCTTGACGCATTCAAGCGGCCCGCTGCCGTGCCATTCCCGGAGGCTGCGCCCTACAGCCGTGAAATTGCCACCTTAGGCAAAATGCTGTTCTTTGATCCGCGCCTGTCCGGCGGCCAGAACATCAGTTGCTCAAGCTGCCACAACCCTTCTTTCGGCTGGGAAACCCCGGTACCCAAGGCCATCGGCGCTGCAAACAAACCCGTGCGCCGCCATGCGCCGACACTCCTGAACGCGGCCTGGATCACCCCGCTGTTCTGGGACGGGCGCGCGGACAGCCTGGAAACGCAGGCCATTGGGCCGATCACCGCTCCGGATGAGATGAACGCAACCTTTGACGGCATCACCGCCCGCCTGACTGCGGTGCATGAATACAAAACCTGGTTCGATCGCCTGTTCCCTGGGCGGGGGATCCGCAAGGAGACCGTCCTGACCGCACTCGCCACCTACCAGCGCACGATTGTCAGCGGCGTGGCCAGTTTCGACCGCTGGGTAAGCGGGGATGCAACTGCAGTGCCGGAGGCCGCCAAACGCGGCTTTGCGCTGTTTAACGGGCGGGCGAATTGCGTGTCCTGTCATTCCGGCTGGATGTTCACGGACAACCAGCTGCATGACATCGGAATTCAAACAACCGACCTTGGCGGCGGCGGCCTGACACCGCCGGACCCGGAGATGAACTACCGCTTCAAGACCCCCGGACTGCGCAACATCGCTCTGCGGGCGCCGTATATGCACGACGGTTCGCTCACCTCGTTGCGGGAGGTGGTCCGCCATTATGCCGACGGCGGCAGCGCCAAGGCATCCCGAATGCCGGATATCGAAGGTTTTGCCGCCACCGAAGCGGACATCACCGACCTGATTGCCTTTCTGCAGACGCTGACGGATACCGGAACCAATGTGCCAACCCCTATTCTGCCGGCAAACTGATGCGCATGGCTGAGGGTCCCCGCTTATGAATATCAAACGGTCCACCGTGCTGCCGGTTCTGGTGATTGCGGTTGCGGCACTGCTTGCGGCACTGCTGATCGGCAGCATGGCGATGTATGCCTCCAGCCGGAAAGACGCGGTGCTGGAAGCCTCGCTTGAGGTGACCCGGCGCGCCAGCGGCGTCAGCACCGGCATCACGGCCGCCGAAGTTTATGCCCAAGACGTTCTGGCGATGACGCGGCTGATCCCGCAGGAAGACGTGGCCAGCCAGTTTCAATCTTACCTCAAGGAAATCAACAGCGATCTCAGCGCCTTGCTGAAGCAACCGCTGCCTGGGCCGCTGCGGGCTGAGGCTGAAGCCCTGAATCAGACGCTGACGGAGTGGTGCGAATTGGCGGTTGTGCTTTTGGGCATCAAACCTGCAAAGGACATTCCCACTCTCAGCACATTGATGATGAGCAGCGAGGCGGTTACCCGGCAAGCTGCCACTGTGACCGGTCTGGCGGCTGTGCATGCGGAACAGGCCATCGCGGCGGCGAACCGGGCGTTGTCCCGTATTTTTGTTCTGGGGCTGACCGGCACCGCGCTGCTTATGCTTGCAGCACTGATTTTTGCCTTTCGCAAGGCGCACGCCGTCTCCGGCGCGATGCAATTGGCGGCTTCCAAGCTGCGGCGGCTGGCAAGCCGCGAGCAATTTGCGCCCTCACAGGAAGCAAGTGAGATTTCTGCCGTATTTGCGGCGCTGGACACATTGGAAACCAGTCTGGAGGAAAAGAAGCGGATCGCCGAGCGGCTGCAGCAGGAAAAAGCCCGGGCGGAAGCTGCCACCGAGACCAAATCCCGCTTCCTGGCAACCATGAGCCACGAGATCCGCACGCCGATCAACGGGGTCCTGGGGATGGCGGAAGTGCTGAATGAAACCAGCCTCACATCTGAACAGCAATCCTGCACCGGAACCATTCTGGCATCGTCCGAGGCGCTGCTGCGCATCGTCAACGACATTCTCGATTTCTCCAAGCTGGAGGCCGGAAAAGAGCAGATGCTGGAGCAGCCCTTTAACCTGCGCGACGTGATTTATGACGTCGCCACGCTGATGTCGCCCAGCGCATCCGCCAAGGGGCTGGAAATCTGTATCGACATCCCGGAAAACACGCCTGCCGTCTTTACCGGCGACAGCGGCCGGGTGCGGCAGATTCTGATGAACCTGGTGGGCAACGCGGTAAAGTTCACTCTGGAAGGTTTTATCAGTATCACACTCAACTACGACGCCGGCCATGCTATTCCACTGTGCATTGATGTGCGCGACACCGGGGTCGGCATCCCCAATGACTGTATCGGCCAGATCTTTCATGCCTTCGAGCAAGTAGAAAGCACCACCGCCCGGCGATTTGAGGGCACCGGTCTGGGCCTGGCCATCTCGTCCCGTTTGGCGCAGGCCATGGGCGGGCGGATCGATGTGGACTCGGAGAGCGGCACAGGGTCCTGTTTCACTGTCTGCCTGACGCTGCCTGTTGCCGCTCCTGCGCCGGTCCTTTCCCGGCCGCTTGCGGGCAAACTGGTGGCTGTGGCCGCGGATCTGGCCTTTGCCCGCGACGTGCGGCAGCGCCAGCTGGCTCTTTGGGGGGCAGACACAATCGCGCTTCACGGCATGGACGGGCTGCTGGAAAAAGTGGCGGCAATGGCTGCGGAACAGCGGCAGCCGGATCTGGTGCTGGTTGAAACCAGCCTGCCGCTGGAGCAAGCCAGAAACCTTTGCCGGAGCCTGCACAGCTTGCCCGGGTGCCGGGAGATGCCGATCGTTTTCTGCACCGGCGGTCAGATGCTGGCCGAATACGAAGTGTTGAAGGAGTGCAAGACGTTGCGTGTGCTGATGAAACCGGCGCGCAACAAACTGCTTTTGCAGACCCTGCAGGAGGTCTTGAACTCCGGTGCGCCGCAGGCTGCCGCCGCGGTGCCGCCCAGCGCCGGGCAAACAGCCGGGCAATTCAGCCACTTGCGCCTTCTGGCGGCTGAGGACAACCGTACCAACCAACTGGTTTTGCAGAAAATGCTGGCCCCTTCCGGCATTCAGCTGACCATTTGCAGCAATGGGCAGGAGGCGGTGGACACCTTCGCCGCACATCATTTCGATCTGGTGCTGATGGACATGTCGATGCCGGTGATGGATGGCATTGAAGCCACCCGCCGCCTGCGGGCCTGGGAACAGGAAAACGGCCGGGCGCCCTGCCCTGTCCTTGCGCTGACCGCCAATGTGCTGAGCACCGACGAAGCGGCCTGCCGCGCTGCAGGCATGGTTGAATTTCTTTCCAAGCCGATGCGCAAGCAGCTGCTGCTGGAACAAATTGCCAAGTGGACTGATACGCCGTCTGCCACTGATGCAACGCTGCAGGCCCGGCAAGCCTGACACGCAGGGTCCCGGCCTATTGCTTTACCTGTGACGCGATGGCGCTGATCCGCCATGAAAATCACGACAATACACAAAATCACACTAAATCGTGATATAATGGGCGCCTGCCTGTGTCCCGGTTTGAGTGCATTTCCGGAACCTGGGAAGGCGTTTACCGGCACCGCTCGCACAGGGATGGCGCGCCGCACACAATGGCAGTTTTGGTGAAAGTTAATGAGTGATTGGGGGATCACATGTCCAGTTTACAGATCGGGGCCGCACGCCCCGCCGATGGCTATGCCGCACATTCCGAAAATCCAGACTGGGGGGCAACCGGCACCGGCCTGCTGCATTTAGCGCCCAGCGGCCTGACTTCTGACGGCGGCATGGCCGGGGCGGACCGGCCCAACCCGCGTGAGATTTCCAATATCCTGTCTGCGCAAGACGGCAGCACTGTGAATGCTGCAGGCGCGTCGGACTTCCTGTGGATCTGGGGGCAGTTTCTGGATCATGATCTGTCGCTGACCGGGACCGAAAGCGAGACCGGGGCAGATATCGAAGTCCCGGCGGGAGATCCGTTTTTTGATCCTTTCGGCACCGGTGAGGCGGTCATTCCCTTTACCCGGATAGCGCAGCAGGACGGTGAGTATCTCAATGAGATCACAGCATTTATTGATGCCTCCATGATCTATGGCTCGACGGTGGAAACTGTCGCAGCAATGCGGGACGAAGGCGGCAGGCTGCGGATGACCAAGGACGGGTATCTGGGCCGGGATGGCGACGGCTTCCTGACCGGAGACGTCCGCGCCGCGGAAAATGTGGCCCTGTCCTCGATGCACACGATTTTCACCCGCGAGCACAACCGGCTGGTTGAGGAACTGGCCGCAAGGGATCCAGGCCTGACAGACGACCAGCTGTTTGAGGCGGCCCGCGCCCGGGTCGAAGCGCTGGTGCAAAGTGTCACCTTCAAGGAGTTTCTCCCCCTTTTGATCGGCCAAGACGCGCTTGGGGCCTATCAGGGCTATGACCCGGACGTGAACCCCGGCATTGCTATCGAGTTTTCTACTGCCGTGTTCCGGCTGGGGCATACGCTTTTGCCGGCCAATCTGCAGCTGGTGGCAGCTGACGGAACCGCCGGTCTGCTGGCGTTGCGGGACGCGTTCTTTCAGCCGCATCTGCTGAAGGAACCGGACATGATCGAAAACGTCATGCGCGGTGCTGCAACCCAAGCAGCCGAAGCTGTAGACACTATGGTGGTCGAGGATGTGCGCTCATTCCTGTTCGGGCCGCCTGGCGCAGGCGGGCTGGACCTGGCAGCGCTGAACATTCAACGCGGGCGCGATCTGGGTGTCGCCAGCTATAATGACCTGCGCGAAGCGCTTGGCCTTGCCCGGGCAGAAAGCTTTACCGATATCACGAAGGATGCCGGTCTGGCGGCCAGACTGGAAGATGCCTATGGCGACACCGATCTGGTCGATGCCTGGATTGGCGGGCTGGCCGAAGACCCGTCCGGCGACCGGCTGCTTGGGGAAACCTTTACCACGGTCATGGTGGACCAGTTCACCCGCCTGCGCGACGGCGATCCATTCTGGAGTGAAGGACGCGAGGGTATTCCCGCCAGCGAGATGAAGGCGCTATGGGAGACAAGCCTGTCCGATATCATTGTGCGTAAC includes these proteins:
- a CDS encoding Crp/Fnr family transcriptional regulator, giving the protein MSKLDESLLTGLPPFNLLERGQIREILDQALPRRYDEGNEVFHEGHDADRFHLLLDGYIRVVKTTEGGEQIIALHISPGQLFGIAPALNRDTYPATAVAASESLALSWPVRLWAEFTAKYQGFATESYSTLGQRLGEMQTRITELATQAVEQRVAAALLRMVTQSGRKVEEGIEIAFPVTRRNISEMTGTTLHTVSRLLSAWEKDGIVHSTRKHIVVTDPHRLVVLSGAQG
- a CDS encoding response regulator, whose protein sequence is MNIKRSTVLPVLVIAVAALLAALLIGSMAMYASSRKDAVLEASLEVTRRASGVSTGITAAEVYAQDVLAMTRLIPQEDVASQFQSYLKEINSDLSALLKQPLPGPLRAEAEALNQTLTEWCELAVVLLGIKPAKDIPTLSTLMMSSEAVTRQAATVTGLAAVHAEQAIAAANRALSRIFVLGLTGTALLMLAALIFAFRKAHAVSGAMQLAASKLRRLASREQFAPSQEASEISAVFAALDTLETSLEEKKRIAERLQQEKARAEAATETKSRFLATMSHEIRTPINGVLGMAEVLNETSLTSEQQSCTGTILASSEALLRIVNDILDFSKLEAGKEQMLEQPFNLRDVIYDVATLMSPSASAKGLEICIDIPENTPAVFTGDSGRVRQILMNLVGNAVKFTLEGFISITLNYDAGHAIPLCIDVRDTGVGIPNDCIGQIFHAFEQVESTTARRFEGTGLGLAISSRLAQAMGGRIDVDSESGTGSCFTVCLTLPVAAPAPVLSRPLAGKLVAVAADLAFARDVRQRQLALWGADTIALHGMDGLLEKVAAMAAEQRQPDLVLVETSLPLEQARNLCRSLHSLPGCREMPIVFCTGGQMLAEYEVLKECKTLRVLMKPARNKLLLQTLQEVLNSGAPQAAAAVPPSAGQTAGQFSHLRLLAAEDNRTNQLVLQKMLAPSGIQLTICSNGQEAVDTFAAHHFDLVLMDMSMPVMDGIEATRRLRAWEQENGRAPCPVLALTANVLSTDEAACRAAGMVEFLSKPMRKQLLLEQIAKWTDTPSATDATLQARQA
- a CDS encoding NnrS family protein, producing the protein MAARTDYSGPVLFSFGFRPFFLGACLFALLAIPAWLLIWQGTLEYSGPFLPTDWHIHEMIFGYGAAVVAGFLFTAVPNWTGRMPARGWPLALLSGLWLLGRIAAAGWLGLSALGVMVADCAFLAAVVVMIAREIIAGENWRNLKVLVPITLLGLANACFHIEAMTEGAADISRRLGIAVLIFLIMLIGGRIIPSFTRNWLAKNGAEKMPVPFGKFDAVTLASGAAALLAWTAAPWAAVSGVLLLAAGLLHVLRLARWCGLASLGEPLLFMLHAAYALVPAGLIAAAAVPFGLLEPAAAAHILGIGAVGGMTLAVMMRATMGHSGRPLVAGPALTAAFALVIASASLRVAGSTELAAGWTGITVSGGLWTAGFALMVLKTGPWLATRSAGSKKVSGPQAHNRT
- a CDS encoding cytochrome-c peroxidase, with protein sequence MQWKAAAAAVVPLLLWAVQSLAQPAGLDAFKRPAAVPFPEAAPYSREIATLGKMLFFDPRLSGGQNISCSSCHNPSFGWETPVPKAIGAANKPVRRHAPTLLNAAWITPLFWDGRADSLETQAIGPITAPDEMNATFDGITARLTAVHEYKTWFDRLFPGRGIRKETVLTALATYQRTIVSGVASFDRWVSGDATAVPEAAKRGFALFNGRANCVSCHSGWMFTDNQLHDIGIQTTDLGGGGLTPPDPEMNYRFKTPGLRNIALRAPYMHDGSLTSLREVVRHYADGGSAKASRMPDIEGFAATEADITDLIAFLQTLTDTGTNVPTPILPAN
- a CDS encoding DUF982 domain-containing protein, with amino-acid sequence MTIFLPSEGRTQKISTIEQAHFWLQKAWPVSDRNRNIALEKIDAVMDCLAPVGAARAAFLSAVDTAGFQTDSRTAA
- a CDS encoding peroxidase family protein — its product is MSSLQIGAARPADGYAAHSENPDWGATGTGLLHLAPSGLTSDGGMAGADRPNPREISNILSAQDGSTVNAAGASDFLWIWGQFLDHDLSLTGTESETGADIEVPAGDPFFDPFGTGEAVIPFTRIAQQDGEYLNEITAFIDASMIYGSTVETVAAMRDEGGRLRMTKDGYLGRDGDGFLTGDVRAAENVALSSMHTIFTREHNRLVEELAARDPGLTDDQLFEAARARVEALVQSVTFKEFLPLLIGQDALGAYQGYDPDVNPGIAIEFSTAVFRLGHTLLPANLQLVAADGTAGLLALRDAFFQPHLLKEPDMIENVMRGAATQAAEAVDTMVVEDVRSFLFGPPGAGGLDLAALNIQRGRDLGVASYNDLREALGLARAESFTDITKDAGLAARLEDAYGDTDLVDAWIGGLAEDPSGDRLLGETFTTVMVDQFTRLRDGDPFWSEGREGIPASEMKALWETSLSDIIVRNTDISAIQKDIFMAMDRAAGTMGDDTLEGGAGRDFMFGNDGADSLAGQAGGDDLQGGRGKDTLAGNQGNDCLDGGAGRDRLNGGSGEDFIFGGTGKDQLTGGQDNDELSGGRGMDRLSGNKGNDTLDGGLHADTLSGGAGNDLLTGGAGGDCFLFRTRHHGDDTITDFELGLDEIKVTGPMRRTLSIEDTEGGLKFSDGENWSVLLEDISMGDWFQSGDSLF